The following are from one region of the bacterium genome:
- a CDS encoding lamin tail domain-containing protein → MRLFVLFALVALAGLRPAFSQVLITEVLPGVVTSADSGDTVELFNAGVAPVDLTNWVLTDLDPASVESSPPSEGTFAPPALALPVLAPGDFAVVQFVDSDVVLNASFLVTNYGLRIRTPLATAASSFLGNTDEQLLLLDAVGDPRDFVAWYDTGDAISSDSREDIAAVTLPTAAYGLDLSLFSAAGTDAIANDAEYHAAAIDFTGLSSVSTYGGGALRRRSTNGVFQVTNPTSPADWEAIPRDEVRLGNPSDRVPTASGFRPIRITDSMPAWFAELESTLFPDRRIARFADQMPSDFLPPSPGDQAAFQGLVDRMLAGQFEEAFADAVPLGYEVVEFLDEGSGETFMLLREQVAAGRPGFRGQGTFVVGFGPDTRPDLCLQAPHPVYDSLTLDELGLAIPQLQPRWAMVAGTHRNNATTDTLCDGQLTSGVPYRVSDVAHATDSFFHAAHRRLEAVQPTMTHVQLHGFCCPGDANHPTLTDDVVASNGIDAVPAPGSLVQVFAQRLDAQNYMANGDLTTTGVFGDTADELGATNNIQGRITNGVAALDACDTAAITASDRFLHIEQDPDVRDDPQHVITALAEALDLTGIVLLVDLSSFDAVWNGPDQGPRVRWSTSAEIDSLGFVVYRAEAIGPAWRRGAALNDALIPAIGNPGADYWFDDPKPLSGASDARAYFLEELDGSGRRMTFGPAVYGGGVTTSAIDAWGLYEGR, encoded by the coding sequence ATGCGACTGTTTGTTCTCTTTGCGCTCGTGGCGCTTGCTGGGCTGCGCCCGGCGTTTTCTCAGGTTCTCATCACGGAAGTGTTGCCCGGTGTCGTGACTTCGGCGGACAGCGGGGATACGGTGGAACTGTTCAACGCCGGGGTGGCCCCGGTGGATCTGACCAATTGGGTGCTGACGGATTTGGACCCCGCATCGGTGGAATCGAGCCCGCCGAGCGAGGGGACGTTTGCTCCACCCGCGTTGGCCTTGCCGGTACTCGCGCCGGGGGATTTCGCGGTCGTGCAGTTTGTCGACAGCGATGTCGTGCTGAACGCATCCTTCCTCGTCACCAACTACGGTCTGCGGATTCGGACGCCCCTGGCGACTGCCGCGTCCAGTTTTCTTGGCAACACGGACGAGCAGCTTCTTCTGCTCGATGCGGTGGGCGATCCGCGCGATTTCGTGGCGTGGTACGACACGGGCGACGCGATCAGTTCGGATTCGCGCGAGGACATCGCCGCAGTGACATTGCCAACGGCGGCGTACGGGTTGGACTTGAGCCTGTTTTCCGCGGCGGGCACGGACGCGATCGCGAACGATGCGGAGTACCATGCGGCTGCGATTGACTTCACCGGGTTGTCGAGCGTCTCGACGTACGGCGGGGGAGCGCTGCGGCGGCGCTCGACGAACGGCGTGTTCCAGGTGACGAACCCGACCTCGCCGGCGGACTGGGAAGCGATTCCGCGCGACGAGGTTCGGCTCGGGAATCCATCCGATCGTGTGCCGACCGCGTCCGGTTTCCGACCGATTCGCATCACGGATAGCATGCCCGCGTGGTTCGCAGAACTGGAATCGACGCTGTTTCCGGATCGGCGGATTGCGCGTTTTGCGGACCAAATGCCGTCGGATTTCCTGCCGCCTTCGCCGGGCGATCAGGCGGCGTTCCAGGGCTTGGTCGATCGCATGCTGGCGGGACAGTTCGAGGAGGCTTTCGCCGACGCGGTTCCGTTGGGGTACGAGGTTGTCGAGTTCCTGGACGAGGGCTCTGGCGAGACGTTCATGTTGTTGCGCGAGCAGGTCGCCGCGGGGCGGCCAGGGTTCCGCGGCCAGGGCACGTTCGTTGTCGGGTTCGGCCCGGACACGCGGCCGGATTTGTGTCTGCAGGCGCCGCACCCGGTTTACGACAGCCTCACACTGGACGAGCTTGGGCTGGCGATTCCGCAACTGCAACCGCGCTGGGCGATGGTGGCCGGCACGCACCGCAACAATGCGACGACGGATACGCTCTGCGACGGGCAACTGACCAGCGGCGTGCCTTACCGCGTCAGCGATGTCGCCCACGCGACGGACAGTTTCTTCCACGCTGCGCATCGGCGCCTGGAGGCCGTGCAGCCGACGATGACGCACGTGCAGCTTCATGGGTTCTGCTGTCCCGGCGATGCGAATCATCCGACGTTGACGGACGACGTTGTCGCTTCCAACGGGATCGATGCGGTGCCCGCGCCGGGGTCGCTCGTGCAAGTCTTCGCCCAGCGGCTCGATGCGCAGAACTACATGGCGAACGGCGACCTGACGACGACCGGCGTCTTCGGCGACACGGCGGATGAACTCGGTGCGACAAACAACATCCAGGGACGCATCACGAACGGCGTGGCGGCTCTCGACGCGTGCGACACGGCGGCGATCACGGCGTCCGATCGCTTCCTGCACATCGAGCAAGACCCCGACGTGCGTGACGATCCGCAACACGTCATCACGGCGCTGGCAGAGGCGCTCGATCTGACGGGCATCGTGTTGCTCGTCGACCTGTCAAGCTTCGACGCCGTCTGGAACGGCCCGGACCAGGGGCCTCGTGTGCGCTGGTCTACGAGCGCGGAAATCGACAGCCTCGGGTTCGTGGTCTATCGAGCGGAAGCGATCGGGCCCGCGTGGCGCCGAGGGGCGGCGCTGAACGATGCGCTGATCCCAGCGATCGGAAATCCCGGCGCCGACTATTGGTTCGACGATCCGAAGCCGCTCTCCGGCGCGAGCGACGCGCGCGCGTATTTTCTAGAGGAACTGGACGGCTCAGGGCGGCGAATGACGTTCGGCCCGGCGGTCTACGGCGGGGGAGTGACCACGAGCGCCATCGATGCGTGGGGATTGTACGAAGGGCGGTAG